The Streptococcus sanguinis genomic sequence TATCTTGATTCTCGGCTAGCTGAGAGAACCAGTGTTCATGGGGTTCTGATGGATATCTATGGCATGGGAGTTCTCATCCAAGGGGACAGTGGAATTGGTAAAAGTGAGACAGGACTTGAATTGGTTAAGCGTGGCCATCGTTTGGTTGCGGATGACCGAGTGGATATCTATGCCAAGGATGAAGTGACCCTTTGGGGAGAGCCAGCTGAAATTCTGCGCCACCTATTGGAAATTCGTGGTGTTGGTATCATCGATGTCATGAGCTTATACGGAGCCAGTGCTGTCAAAGATTCTTCTCAAGTTCAGATAGCTGTTTATTTGGAGAATTACGACACTCAAAAAACTTTTGACCGTCTAGGTAATGATACAGAGGAGTTGGAGGTTGCCGGTGTCAGAATTCCACGTATTCGGATTCCTGTAAAGACTGGCCGCAATATCTCAGTCGTGATCGAGGCTGCAGCGATGAACTATCGAGCTAAGCAAATGGGCTATGATGCTACTAAGATCTTTGAAGAGCGCCTCACCGATTTAATTAGCCGGAATGAGGTGAAACATGATTGATCCAGTAGCTATCCAACTAGGGCCTATCAGTATTCGCTGGTATGCCATCTGTATTGTCACAGGCTTAGTATTAGCCGTTTATCTTGCCATGAAAGAGGCTCCGCGTCGGAAGATTATTCCTGATGACATTTTGGATTTTATCCTAGTGGCTTTTCCCGTAGCTATCGTTGGTGCCCGACTTTATTACGTAGCCTTCGAATGGGATTATTACGGTAAGAATCTGATAAAAATCATTGATTTTTGGAATGGTGGAATAGCAGGTATTGCTATTTACGGCGGGCTGATAGCTGGTGCTATCGTTCTCTACTTTTTCTGTCGGAGAAGGCTGATTCATCCGGTTGATTTTCTAGATATCGCAGCACCAAGTGTGATGATTGCTCAAAGTATTGGTCGCTGGGGAAATTTTGCCAACCATGAGGCCTATGGTGCGGCAGTTAAGAGTTTGAACTATCTGCCTAGCTTTATTCGGGAAAATATGTATATCGAAGGCAGCTACAGACAGCCAACCTTCCTCTATGAATCTGTATGGAACCTAATTGGCTTTATCTTGATTATTGTTCTCCGCCGTCGGCCTAAGTTGCTGAGGCAGGGAGAAATCGCTGCTTTCTATCTGATTTGGTATGGTTTTGGTCGGATGATTATTGAGGGGATGCGGACGGACAGCCTCATGTTTGCTGGTCTGCGTGTTTCCCAATGGCTGTCGCTGATTCTTATTTTTGTCGGAATCGGCATCATCATTTACCAAAGAAAAAAGCAAGCCCCTTATTATCAAGAATAAGAAATAATAGATCCGCTGACTCTTGTAAGAGATGTCTGCAATGAAAGGAGAGAAATATGATAATTGAAATTGCTTATGCTTTACTGGCGGTTGCCCTCATTATCTTCGTGATTTACTTGACGATTACTGTCAAAAATCTGGGCGAAAAAGCTGGTAAGATGCTAGATGAAACAGAAAATACCATTAAGGTCTTGACTTCTGATGTCAACGTGACCCTTCACCAAACCAATGATTTGCTGGCCAAGGTCAATGTCTTAACTGATGACATCAATCAAAAAGTCGCAACTATTGATCCTTTGTTTACAGCTGTAGCGGACCTGTCTGAGTCTGTTTCAGATTTAAACGTTCAGGCGCGCACGCTGAGTAAAAAAGCTGTGTCTGTTGGCAAGGGATCTGTCAAGACAACAGCTGGTTTATCTGCTTTGCGTTTTGCTTCAAAATTGTTTAAAAAATAAGAAAGAAGGTCTATTATGGGAAAATTTTCATCACTGTTATTGGGCGCCGTTACAGGTGCAGC encodes the following:
- the hprK gene encoding HPr(Ser) kinase/phosphatase, which produces MSVKVKDLLKMSRLSQEYGDKVLLEKEIKTSDISRPGLEMTGYFDFYTPERIQLIGMKEWSYLMKMSSHNRHQVLLKMFQPETPVVIIARNLEIPKEMIDAADEKQVAILRSKASTSRLSGEISSYLDSRLAERTSVHGVLMDIYGMGVLIQGDSGIGKSETGLELVKRGHRLVADDRVDIYAKDEVTLWGEPAEILRHLLEIRGVGIIDVMSLYGASAVKDSSQVQIAVYLENYDTQKTFDRLGNDTEELEVAGVRIPRIRIPVKTGRNISVVIEAAAMNYRAKQMGYDATKIFEERLTDLISRNEVKHD
- the lgt gene encoding prolipoprotein diacylglyceryl transferase yields the protein MIDPVAIQLGPISIRWYAICIVTGLVLAVYLAMKEAPRRKIIPDDILDFILVAFPVAIVGARLYYVAFEWDYYGKNLIKIIDFWNGGIAGIAIYGGLIAGAIVLYFFCRRRLIHPVDFLDIAAPSVMIAQSIGRWGNFANHEAYGAAVKSLNYLPSFIRENMYIEGSYRQPTFLYESVWNLIGFILIIVLRRRPKLLRQGEIAAFYLIWYGFGRMIIEGMRTDSLMFAGLRVSQWLSLILIFVGIGIIIYQRKKQAPYYQE
- a CDS encoding DUF948 domain-containing protein gives rise to the protein MIIEIAYALLAVALIIFVIYLTITVKNLGEKAGKMLDETENTIKVLTSDVNVTLHQTNDLLAKVNVLTDDINQKVATIDPLFTAVADLSESVSDLNVQARTLSKKAVSVGKGSVKTTAGLSALRFASKLFKK